A window of the Butyricimonas faecalis genome harbors these coding sequences:
- a CDS encoding site-specific DNA-methyltransferase, with translation MNKKELYNRILQLDGLTNEEKSELLGLLRKQKRYGLVWEDKPEDVEERLREELPVLVEDASKAIISPDGDAPNHILIEGDNLEALTTLAYTHEGKIDVIYIDPPYNTGNNDFVYNDRFVDKEDSYRHSKWLSFINKRLRIAKQLLSDKGVIFISIDDNEQAQLKLLCDEILGVENFIAILPRITKASGKTTDKIAQNHDYLMIYAKSESQCTIAGIPHNDEGFKNIDEYYKQRGKYKLNQTLDYDSLSYSSSLDYPITINGETFYPGGNYAQYLERLKGKHKRADWAWRWSEDLFNFGYNNGFIVVKNGKNGKRIYTKTYQRVSIEKAGNNYVVIEKERVKPVQSIQLVNNIFSNDNAKKELGSIFEDIPFDYPKPTSILRYMLQTIPDCKTILDFFAGSGTTLHATMQLNAEDGGHRKCILVTNNENNICEEVTYERNKRVINGYTTPKGEEVPGLTGNTLRYYRTSFVGRGRSMKNMRQLMSLSTDMLCIKEDLYTEQQKFGEQQTYKNVFRYFDNGKKRMMIIYREEAVQQLVDLIQNTDYEDRMLVYVFSPSEDPWEGEFEEVQDKVQLCALPQAIYNAYRRILPKKKDELIISDDTKTTVQENMPNGMLNFDEEEDL, from the coding sequence ATGAACAAAAAAGAATTATACAACAGGATATTGCAGCTTGATGGTTTGACCAACGAAGAGAAATCTGAGTTGTTAGGACTGTTGCGCAAGCAGAAGAGATACGGATTGGTGTGGGAAGATAAGCCGGAAGATGTGGAGGAACGTCTACGCGAAGAATTGCCCGTATTGGTTGAAGATGCATCAAAAGCCATCATCAGTCCCGATGGCGATGCACCAAACCATATCCTTATCGAAGGCGATAATCTCGAAGCCCTCACCACCCTTGCCTACACGCACGAGGGCAAGATTGATGTCATCTATATCGATCCTCCGTACAATACCGGCAATAACGACTTCGTCTATAACGACCGCTTCGTAGACAAAGAAGATTCTTATCGCCACTCCAAATGGCTGTCATTCATAAACAAGCGTTTGCGTATTGCCAAACAGCTGCTTTCAGATAAAGGAGTGATATTCATCTCGATTGACGATAACGAACAGGCGCAATTGAAGTTATTATGTGATGAAATATTGGGGGTTGAAAATTTTATAGCAATACTTCCAAGAATAACCAAAGCGTCAGGAAAAACCACTGATAAAATAGCTCAAAATCATGATTACTTAATGATATATGCTAAAAGTGAGTCCCAGTGTACTATTGCTGGTATTCCCCATAATGACGAAGGCTTTAAGAATATAGATGAATACTATAAACAACGAGGAAAATACAAGTTGAATCAAACATTGGATTATGACAGTTTGTCTTATAGTTCAAGTCTAGATTATCCCATAACCATCAATGGTGAAACATTCTATCCAGGAGGGAATTACGCTCAATATTTGGAACGTCTGAAAGGTAAGCATAAAAGAGCAGACTGGGCATGGCGATGGAGTGAAGATTTATTCAATTTTGGATATAACAATGGGTTTATTGTTGTTAAAAACGGGAAAAACGGAAAACGAATTTACACAAAAACCTACCAAAGGGTATCTATTGAAAAAGCAGGAAACAATTATGTTGTAATTGAAAAAGAACGAGTTAAACCAGTTCAATCAATTCAATTAGTAAATAATATTTTTTCAAACGACAATGCTAAAAAAGAACTAGGAAGTATATTTGAAGATATTCCGTTTGATTATCCCAAACCAACTTCCATCCTGCGTTATATGTTACAAACTATACCAGATTGTAAAACCATCCTCGACTTCTTTGCCGGCAGCGGCACCACTCTTCACGCTACCATGCAACTGAATGCCGAAGATGGCGGTCATCGTAAATGTATTCTTGTAACCAATAACGAGAATAACATCTGCGAAGAAGTAACCTACGAACGCAACAAACGTGTAATCAATGGCTACACCACTCCGAAAGGGGAAGAAGTTCCGGGCTTGACAGGTAACACATTGCGCTACTATCGCACAAGTTTTGTCGGCAGAGGCCGAAGCATGAAAAATATGCGTCAGCTGATGAGTCTCTCCACCGATATGCTTTGCATCAAAGAAGATCTTTATACCGAGCAGCAGAAATTTGGCGAGCAACAGACCTACAAAAATGTATTCCGCTACTTCGACAACGGCAAAAAGCGTATGATGATTATCTACCGCGAAGAAGCTGTGCAGCAGTTGGTAGACTTGATTCAGAATACAGATTACGAGGACAGGATGCTCGTGTATGTGTTCTCTCCAAGCGAAGACCCATGGGAAGGCGAATTTGAAGAAGTTCAAGACAAGGTGCAACTTTGTGCCCTGCCACAAGCCATATACAATGCCTACCGTCGCATACTACCTAAGAAAAAAGACGAGCTTATTATCTCTGACGATACAAAAACAACCGTTCAGGAGAATATGCCGAATGGAATGTTGAACTTTGATGAAGAGGAGGATTTGTAA
- a CDS encoding helix-turn-helix transcriptional regulator — translation METIKDINRIKVVLVEKKRTNKWLAEQLGKDPATVSKWCTNTSQPGLETLLQIANVLEVDVKELLNSSLDESIQIVRLVK, via the coding sequence ATGGAAACTATAAAGGATATAAATCGAATTAAGGTGGTTCTTGTGGAGAAGAAACGAACCAACAAGTGGTTGGCTGAACAATTAGGAAAAGATCCTGCAACGGTGTCAAAATGGTGTACCAATACTTCGCAACCGGGACTGGAAACATTATTACAGATTGCCAATGTACTTGAAGTTGATGTCAAGGAGTTGCTGAACTCCTCTTTGGACGAAAGTATTCAAATTGTCAGACTTGTCAAATAA
- a CDS encoding AAA family ATPase — protein sequence MEKADNTTPSREELAVYVEESIVSVTNTYEQSPVVLMVDDAVIGTLGNFSASIGKAKSKKTFNVSAIVASALRNSTVLHYRSTFPENKRNILYIDTEQGRHHCQQILKRILRLAELPEDKKPDNLLMLALRKFSPKIRLLIVEQAIGTIPDLGLVVIDGIRDFLYDINSPGESTDIISKFMQWTDDRQIHIHTVLHQNKNDEHARGHIGTELNNKAETIMQIEVDKEDKTISVVEAVHIRDREFEPFAFRINEEAMPEPVESYLPKEKKTGRPTKGPFDPDKEIPKNVHRPALDAVFANGNINNYDDYIVRLQEGYGLQGIKLGYNKAVKVATLLSDKQMVIKEGKDYAFNPEYHY from the coding sequence ATGGAGAAGGCGGACAATACGACTCCTTCACGTGAGGAATTAGCGGTTTATGTGGAGGAATCAATCGTGAGCGTAACAAATACCTACGAGCAGTCGCCAGTGGTGCTGATGGTAGACGATGCTGTTATCGGTACATTGGGAAACTTCAGTGCGTCCATCGGAAAAGCCAAAAGCAAGAAAACCTTTAACGTATCTGCCATTGTCGCATCGGCATTGAGAAACAGCACAGTTCTTCATTATCGATCCACTTTCCCCGAGAATAAGCGGAATATTCTGTACATAGACACGGAGCAAGGACGACATCATTGCCAGCAGATATTGAAACGAATCCTACGTTTGGCTGAATTGCCGGAAGACAAGAAGCCGGATAATCTGCTCATGCTGGCTCTGCGTAAGTTCTCACCTAAAATACGGCTATTGATAGTCGAACAGGCCATTGGCACAATACCGGATTTGGGACTGGTGGTAATTGATGGCATCCGTGATTTCCTGTATGACATCAATTCTCCTGGTGAATCTACCGATATTATCTCCAAATTCATGCAGTGGACGGACGACAGACAGATTCACATCCATACCGTACTGCATCAGAACAAGAATGACGAACATGCTCGTGGTCACATCGGCACTGAACTCAACAATAAAGCGGAAACCATTATGCAGATCGAGGTGGATAAAGAGGACAAGACTATAAGCGTGGTCGAAGCCGTGCATATCCGCGACCGTGAGTTTGAACCTTTCGCTTTCCGCATAAACGAGGAAGCCATGCCCGAACCGGTAGAGTCCTATCTGCCAAAAGAGAAGAAGACCGGACGACCAACCAAAGGACCGTTCGATCCGGACAAGGAGATTCCAAAGAATGTACATCGTCCAGCATTGGATGCCGTTTTTGCCAATGGCAACATCAACAATTACGATGATTATATAGTACGCTTGCAAGAGGGTTACGGATTACAGGGTATAAAACTCGGTTATAACAAGGCGGTAAAGGTCGCAACATTGCTCAGTGACAAACAAATGGTTATAAAAGAAGGGAAAGATTATGCCTTCAATCCAGAATACCATTATTGA
- a CDS encoding helix-turn-helix domain-containing protein, with translation MEKDQLTFNDLPTVVGELCDRIASMENLLTEKLSKQYETKENTHVPMTVQEACAYLKMPLSTFYYKVKKDDIPVIKQGKHLYIYRDELDRWLESSRKNPAPQSFEEENKSMLASHRRKPNLKNW, from the coding sequence ATGGAAAAAGACCAACTGACATTCAACGACCTGCCGACTGTGGTGGGCGAACTATGCGACAGAATCGCAAGTATGGAAAATCTGCTAACGGAGAAACTTTCCAAGCAGTACGAAACCAAAGAGAACACGCACGTCCCCATGACCGTACAGGAGGCTTGTGCCTATCTTAAAATGCCGTTGTCAACCTTTTATTACAAGGTCAAAAAGGACGATATTCCGGTTATAAAACAAGGAAAACATCTCTACATCTATCGTGATGAGCTGGACAGATGGTTGGAATCCTCCCGAAAAAATCCGGCTCCGCAAAGTTTCGAAGAAGAGAATAAGTCCATGCTCGCATCCCATCGTCGTAAACCGAACCTGAAAAACTGGTAA
- a CDS encoding membrane protein, producing the protein MKKKFDFSAEMNEAESIKATPKNEYLEEEKRLLNVNIKELASLNDNVHYMITNLVNLLEFLREYKVAIAQGTQEQAEKFGQTVLDKFLHQIQDKCNETERKIRKIDSHIFIPHTIFYILIIILVVLFSFFASIIVANVEILHSALIWKAAIGCILMATLGIGIAVAIQKFLDKGK; encoded by the coding sequence ATGAAAAAGAAATTTGATTTTTCCGCTGAAATGAATGAAGCGGAATCCATAAAAGCCACTCCCAAGAATGAATATCTGGAGGAAGAAAAACGGCTACTCAATGTGAACATCAAGGAACTTGCCAGCCTGAATGACAATGTGCATTACATGATTACAAATCTGGTAAATCTGCTCGAATTCCTCCGGGAGTACAAAGTGGCTATTGCACAAGGAACACAGGAGCAAGCCGAGAAATTTGGGCAAACTGTCCTTGATAAGTTCCTTCATCAAATTCAAGACAAATGTAATGAAACTGAGCGAAAAATTCGCAAGATAGACAGCCATATTTTCATACCGCACACGATATTCTATATCTTGATTATCATACTGGTTGTACTATTCTCTTTTTTCGCCAGCATCATAGTAGCGAATGTGGAGATTTTGCACTCGGCATTGATTTGGAAAGCTGCTATTGGTTGCATTCTTATGGCTACTTTGGGAATTGGCATTGCGGTAGCAATACAGAAGTTTTTGGATAAGGGTAAATAA
- a CDS encoding relaxase: MIAKAKAISHGINDIRYITGESQHKKHPEKIYRVLDNLLPSEPDAMGIWNSMQLPISQHRPIKNSVIRIELSPSPEHTQFYDMEDWQKLWHDFAEEFDKQVITGKDGKVRSCQTNLANSKYSVWLHTESKGEVPHLHAAVCRLDENGNINNDHNIHLRAQRAAERVAKKRGWTTAAQIRNRNIPQVNRDCMEVLRAMPSWSWDEYKNALIRKGYTVHEREDKQGILHGYALVQGNTKYKASELGVGRNLMVSKLPATWEKLHHQPTTTIRNNTTQVIQLPTEHKAAPIDYTQYLADRSDMIPYTLTHEGKEHKVYIPEKVLDCFNDEFDYRFVANCQELTDMAVAIFVGLLETPNVATGGGGGGSQSDLPWRDKEDDDLQWARRCARAASRSLGKKTKTGLKR; the protein is encoded by the coding sequence ATGATTGCAAAAGCCAAAGCCATATCGCACGGAATAAACGACATCCGTTACATTACCGGCGAATCACAGCACAAGAAACATCCGGAGAAAATCTATCGGGTATTGGACAATCTGTTGCCTTCAGAACCGGATGCTATGGGGATATGGAACTCCATGCAATTGCCCATATCCCAACACCGGCCGATAAAGAACTCGGTAATCAGAATCGAGTTGAGTCCGTCTCCCGAACATACTCAGTTCTATGACATGGAGGACTGGCAAAAACTTTGGCACGACTTCGCAGAGGAGTTCGACAAACAAGTGATTACCGGCAAGGACGGAAAAGTCCGTTCTTGCCAGACTAATTTGGCTAACAGCAAATACTCGGTCTGGCTGCATACGGAATCCAAAGGCGAAGTTCCCCACCTCCATGCTGCGGTCTGCCGTTTGGATGAAAATGGCAATATCAACAATGACCACAACATTCATCTTCGGGCGCAACGTGCAGCGGAGCGAGTGGCAAAGAAACGTGGCTGGACGACTGCGGCACAAATCCGAAATCGCAACATCCCACAAGTGAATCGGGACTGCATGGAGGTGTTGAGGGCAATGCCATCGTGGTCATGGGATGAGTACAAGAATGCTCTTATACGGAAAGGTTATACCGTCCATGAAAGAGAGGACAAGCAAGGTATTCTCCATGGTTATGCACTCGTGCAAGGGAATACCAAATACAAAGCTTCCGAATTGGGAGTAGGCAGAAATCTGATGGTCTCGAAACTTCCTGCGACATGGGAGAAGCTGCATCATCAGCCGACCACAACCATTAGGAACAATACTACCCAAGTCATCCAGCTGCCAACAGAACATAAGGCTGCTCCTATTGACTATACCCAATATCTCGCAGACCGTTCAGACATGATTCCCTATACCCTTACCCATGAAGGCAAGGAACACAAGGTCTATATTCCGGAAAAAGTTCTCGACTGCTTCAATGACGAGTTCGATTACAGGTTTGTTGCCAACTGTCAGGAACTTACCGATATGGCGGTGGCTATTTTTGTAGGACTGCTTGAAACGCCGAATGTGGCAACTGGAGGTGGTGGCGGAGGTTCACAAAGCGACCTTCCGTGGAGAGACAAGGAAGACGACGATTTGCAATGGGCTCGCAGATGCGCTCGTGCCGCCAGCCGTTCATTAGGAAAGAAAACAAAAACAGGATTAAAACGATAA
- a CDS encoding virulence RhuM family protein, translating to MSEQEKHKKKKEQVTVRSSAAEYLNYVASVGNDEQQIEIRYEDENIWLTQKLMAMLYGVEVHTINYHIKKIFSDSELQETAVIRKFRITAPDGKQYTTNHYSLEMIIAVGFKVNSEKAVQFRKWVNGIAKEYTIKGWVMDSERLKRGTFLTDKYFEEQLERIREIRISERLFYQKITDLYATAIDYDKTALATHRFYATVQNKMHFAVHGHTAAELIVQRADAAKEHMGLTTWADAPYGKIKKSDVTIAKNYLSDVEMGQLERMVTAYLDFAETMTLRHIPLTMADWEQRLNNFINLFEYGLLKDAGRVSAEIARLHAETEFEKYRIIQDQLFLSDYDRFLLEMKEIENKSHGNKKDKKQ from the coding sequence ATGAGCGAGCAGGAGAAGCACAAAAAGAAAAAAGAACAAGTGACGGTACGCAGCAGTGCAGCCGAATACCTGAACTATGTGGCATCTGTCGGTAATGACGAGCAGCAGATAGAGATACGTTATGAAGATGAAAACATCTGGCTCACGCAGAAACTGATGGCGATGCTATACGGTGTGGAAGTACACACCATCAACTATCACATCAAGAAAATATTCTCGGACAGCGAGTTGCAGGAAACGGCAGTTATTCGAAAATTTCGAATAACTGCTCCTGACGGCAAACAATACACTACGAACCACTATTCATTGGAAATGATTATTGCTGTCGGCTTCAAAGTCAATTCCGAGAAAGCCGTACAATTCAGAAAATGGGTAAATGGCATTGCCAAGGAATACACCATCAAAGGCTGGGTAATGGATTCGGAAAGGCTGAAACGCGGAACTTTTCTGACAGATAAGTATTTCGAGGAGCAACTGGAACGCATCCGTGAGATACGCATCAGCGAACGCCTGTTCTATCAAAAGATAACCGATTTATACGCTACCGCCATAGACTACGACAAGACAGCATTGGCCACCCACCGTTTTTATGCTACCGTACAGAACAAGATGCACTTTGCCGTCCATGGTCATACAGCAGCCGAACTCATAGTGCAACGGGCTGATGCAGCCAAAGAACACATGGGACTGACAACTTGGGCAGATGCCCCCTATGGCAAAATCAAGAAAAGCGATGTGACAATAGCAAAGAATTACCTTTCTGATGTCGAAATGGGACAATTGGAACGTATGGTTACGGCTTATCTTGATTTTGCTGAAACAATGACCCTGCGCCACATTCCGTTGACAATGGCAGACTGGGAGCAACGTCTGAATAATTTTATCAATCTCTTTGAATACGGTCTGCTGAAAGATGCCGGGCGTGTAAGTGCAGAAATAGCACGATTGCACGCGGAAACGGAATTTGAAAAATACAGAATCATACAAGACCAACTGTTTTTATCGGACTACGACCGTTTCCTGTTGGAAATGAAAGAGATTGAAAACAAGAGTCATGGGAACAAAAAGGACAAGAAGCAATGA
- a CDS encoding plasmid mobilization protein, with product MKEDIEKTLDSSKETRDVFIGAKVTPTQKEYIKSLATKCGMTVSDYLLSCAYNFKPKARLTKEEAALLQNLDDCRSDLVKYTSALHGMSTKQRVAMFNQIPFMVSWLKELGNVAESVCQFLNAVKEKNKIPSNPKIEEE from the coding sequence ATGAAAGAAGATATTGAAAAAACATTGGATTCCTCGAAAGAAACAAGAGACGTCTTCATCGGGGCGAAAGTAACTCCTACCCAGAAGGAGTATATAAAATCACTAGCTACAAAATGCGGCATGACCGTAAGCGATTACCTATTGTCGTGCGCCTATAACTTCAAGCCCAAAGCGAGGCTTACAAAAGAAGAAGCGGCACTGTTGCAGAATCTGGACGATTGTCGGTCAGACCTCGTAAAATACACCTCCGCACTGCACGGAATGTCCACAAAGCAACGTGTAGCAATGTTCAATCAGATTCCGTTCATGGTCAGCTGGCTCAAGGAACTTGGCAATGTGGCCGAAAGTGTCTGCCAGTTCCTGAATGCAGTAAAAGAGAAGAACAAGATTCCGTCTAACCCCAAAATCGAAGAAGAATGA
- a CDS encoding tyrosine-type recombinase/integrase, with protein MHECKTVTLRTRPLKGRMMSFYLDYYPGYRDKETMKVIRHESLGIYVYANPRNKREQNFNEVMTEKAEAIRCRRFESVVNERYDFFDKYRLKADFLEHYRKQLRKHDQKWEFVYLHFNNFVHGKCTFEEIDIDLCNKFREYLLTAKKLRRNGRITRNSASGYWSTFRGFLKILYRNGMIKTNVNDFLDKIETEDVVKEYLSVDELYKLAETPCKKPILKIASLFSCMTSLRISDILALCWEDIVDYSAGGKCVHIITQKNKAEDIIPISEEALGLIGYSSEKKGLVFKGLMRSWTQIPMKEWIRSAGITKNITFHSYRRTFATLQAAAGTDIRTIQSIMAHKSITTTQRYIKVVDANKREASKKITLTRKD; from the coding sequence ATGCATGAATGTAAAACAGTAACGTTGAGAACACGTCCGTTAAAAGGTAGAATGATGTCTTTCTATTTAGATTATTATCCTGGGTATCGGGACAAAGAGACTATGAAAGTTATCCGTCATGAATCGCTTGGCATCTATGTTTATGCCAATCCGAGAAACAAACGAGAGCAGAATTTCAACGAGGTAATGACCGAGAAAGCCGAAGCCATCCGTTGTCGTAGGTTCGAGTCTGTTGTCAATGAACGGTATGACTTCTTTGACAAGTACAGACTCAAGGCAGACTTCTTGGAGCATTATCGCAAGCAACTCCGTAAGCATGACCAGAAATGGGAGTTTGTCTATCTGCATTTCAACAACTTCGTACATGGTAAATGTACTTTTGAAGAGATTGACATAGACCTTTGCAACAAGTTTCGGGAGTATCTGCTCACGGCTAAGAAACTGAGACGTAACGGACGCATAACACGAAACTCCGCATCGGGATACTGGTCTACCTTCAGGGGATTCCTGAAAATACTCTACCGCAATGGAATGATAAAGACCAATGTCAATGATTTTTTGGATAAGATTGAAACGGAGGATGTTGTTAAAGAGTATCTGTCTGTAGATGAACTGTACAAGTTGGCTGAAACACCGTGCAAGAAGCCCATTCTGAAAATAGCATCGCTGTTTTCATGTATGACCAGTTTACGTATCAGTGATATTCTCGCACTATGCTGGGAAGATATTGTAGACTACTCAGCCGGAGGGAAATGCGTACATATCATCACACAAAAAAACAAAGCGGAAGACATCATTCCTATTAGTGAAGAAGCGTTGGGATTGATAGGCTATAGTTCAGAAAAGAAAGGTTTAGTATTCAAGGGACTTATGCGTAGTTGGACGCAAATTCCGATGAAAGAGTGGATTCGTTCTGCCGGAATCACCAAAAATATAACCTTCCATTCCTATCGTAGAACATTTGCAACGCTACAAGCAGCTGCCGGAACGGACATCCGCACCATACAGAGCATTATGGCTCACAAGAGTATTACCACCACTCAAAGGTATATCAAAGTCGTGGATGCCAACAAACGTGAAGCCAGCAAGAAGATTACCTTGACACGGAAGGACTGA
- a CDS encoding DEAD/DEAH box helicase: MKNLVYQQRAVAELIDKTIRLLNAGGQRNKLVFEATTGAGKTVMACQMLAGLMDELHDRGDSRYQEVAFIWFAPRKLHIQSYEKLKEAFEETRTLRPVMFDELDQNEGVRPGEILFVNWESVNKESNVMVREGDCSLSLYEITYKTKEDFGLPIVAIIDEEHMFWSKTADKSAAVLDRINPMVEIRISATPKTANPKEKVTVYRQDVIAAEMIKKEVVLNPEIELNFSDELELNANLIKAASDKRNQIAEAYKSVGSDINPLLLIQLPNDTKENMTTEDAAIADQVKKYLEVMCGITTDNHRLAIWLANEKENLTDLEKPDNLTEVLLFKEAIALGWDCPRAAVLLIFRKLQSDQFTIQTVGRIMRMPEQKHYPKEMLNVGYVFTDIAKDKIQIVTADADYILNNTVTAYRRENLKNVWLPACYAERPNIERNYLGPDFRKVLYDEARHFWDFAEGNLLFSLEELAKLDNTNDESGPLPETDDLKINENRKKVTNSLRLDVKNINIEIPQDVHFQNEEQILEVDTVKYARKATEIDRVFMAYIATKGHQFESKGRADKIASYLLEILADFFGIFDTDAKKVVLYHLNKPKFDRIIDSALEKYARQRDRAKKASAAKRVFKKYDWEVPEERTYDNDTNHIEESRNHALLPFVQLNQASNPEKNFIAYLEQNEQYIDWWYKNGDNGKQHYAIEYSTDNENGKSLFYVDFIIRMKNGHIYLFDTKSAGSDAFAHNKHNALLQYIKENTSDETPLSGGVILQQGENWLYSPLPIENTTDTLNWNCFYPQNA; this comes from the coding sequence ATGAAGAATTTAGTATATCAGCAGAGAGCAGTAGCCGAATTGATTGACAAGACTATCCGTCTACTGAATGCAGGCGGACAACGTAATAAACTGGTGTTTGAAGCAACGACTGGTGCCGGAAAAACTGTAATGGCTTGTCAGATGCTTGCCGGTCTGATGGATGAACTGCACGACCGTGGTGACAGTCGTTATCAAGAAGTCGCATTTATATGGTTTGCCCCACGCAAGTTGCACATACAGAGTTACGAAAAACTGAAAGAGGCTTTTGAGGAGACACGTACACTGCGCCCGGTGATGTTTGACGAGCTTGACCAAAACGAGGGAGTCCGCCCCGGTGAAATACTTTTCGTAAACTGGGAAAGTGTGAACAAAGAGAGTAATGTAATGGTGCGTGAGGGTGATTGTTCGCTCTCGCTCTACGAAATAACCTATAAAACGAAAGAAGACTTCGGCCTGCCCATTGTAGCTATCATTGACGAGGAGCACATGTTCTGGTCGAAGACAGCCGACAAGTCTGCTGCCGTGCTTGACAGAATCAATCCTATGGTGGAAATCCGCATCTCCGCCACACCTAAAACCGCCAACCCAAAGGAAAAAGTAACGGTGTATCGTCAGGATGTGATAGCCGCCGAAATGATTAAGAAAGAGGTGGTACTCAACCCGGAGATAGAACTGAATTTCAGCGATGAGCTGGAACTTAATGCCAACCTTATCAAAGCGGCTTCGGATAAACGTAACCAAATAGCAGAAGCATATAAGTCAGTAGGTTCAGACATCAACCCTTTGCTACTCATTCAGCTGCCTAACGATACAAAAGAAAATATGACGACGGAAGATGCTGCCATAGCCGATCAGGTAAAGAAGTATCTTGAAGTGATGTGTGGTATTACCACCGACAACCACCGTCTGGCGATATGGCTTGCAAATGAGAAAGAGAATCTGACCGATTTAGAAAAGCCTGACAACTTGACTGAGGTACTGCTTTTCAAAGAAGCTATCGCCTTGGGTTGGGACTGTCCTCGCGCTGCCGTGCTACTTATATTCCGCAAGCTGCAAAGCGACCAGTTTACTATTCAGACTGTTGGTCGTATTATGCGTATGCCGGAACAGAAGCATTATCCCAAAGAGATGCTCAATGTGGGTTATGTGTTTACTGATATAGCTAAAGACAAGATACAAATCGTCACAGCCGATGCCGACTATATCCTGAACAACACTGTTACAGCCTACCGCCGTGAGAATTTGAAAAATGTATGGTTACCAGCCTGCTATGCGGAACGTCCCAATATAGAACGTAACTATTTGGGACCTGACTTTCGCAAAGTGCTCTATGATGAAGCGCGACATTTCTGGGACTTTGCAGAAGGCAATTTACTGTTCTCGTTAGAGGAATTGGCCAAGCTGGATAATACTAATGACGAAAGCGGTCCATTACCTGAGACTGATGACCTAAAAATCAATGAAAACAGGAAAAAGGTAACCAACTCTTTGCGCCTTGATGTCAAGAACATCAACATTGAGATACCGCAAGACGTACATTTCCAGAACGAGGAACAGATATTAGAAGTTGATACCGTAAAATACGCAAGAAAAGCTACTGAGATTGACCGCGTGTTTATGGCATACATCGCCACAAAAGGGCATCAATTCGAGAGTAAAGGTCGCGCTGACAAAATTGCAAGTTATCTGCTTGAAATATTGGCCGACTTCTTCGGTATCTTCGACACAGACGCAAAAAAGGTGGTGTTATATCATTTGAACAAGCCTAAGTTTGACCGCATTATAGACTCGGCGCTGGAAAAATATGCCAGACAGCGCGATAGAGCCAAGAAAGCATCTGCAGCCAAGAGAGTATTCAAAAAATACGATTGGGAGGTGCCTGAAGAACGTACTTACGACAATGACACCAATCATATAGAAGAAAGTCGGAATCACGCACTTCTGCCATTTGTACAACTCAATCAAGCATCAAATCCGGAAAAGAACTTCATAGCTTATTTGGAGCAAAATGAACAATATATAGATTGGTGGTACAAGAATGGAGACAATGGCAAACAGCATTACGCCATAGAATACAGCACCGACAATGAAAATGGTAAGTCGTTGTTTTACGTGGACTTTATCATCCGCATGAAAAACGGTCATATTTATCTGTTCGACACCAAAAGTGCAGGCAGTGACGCATTTGCGCACAACAAGCATAACGCATTGTTGCAATACATCAAAGAAAACACATCAGACGAAACACCATTGTCGGGCGGTGTGATCTTACAACAAGGCGAGAACTGGCTGTACTCTCCCCTTCCTATTGAGAATACCACAGATACATTGAACTGGAACTGTTTTTATCCACAAAACGCATAA